Part of the Falco naumanni isolate bFalNau1 chromosome 3, bFalNau1.pat, whole genome shotgun sequence genome is shown below.
ATTAAAACACATCAATCAGTTGTAAACTGAGTTATCATCAGTAATACTGGTAACTGAAGAGAGCATGCTGATGCCCACTTGCATTTGCAGTAATGActataatgaaaatactgttttagtAGTAGTAGGTCATTTTCTTACTCCCACTCCCTATCCCTCCCCATTTCCCTTAATTGGAACTCTGGCTTTATGTAATTTCTGACACTATCTTCTGCTACCATCGGCTTATTTTCTAGATGGGAAGTGATGGAGTTTTGCGCCTCAGTAGTTCTGCTCTAAATAATGAATTCTTTGCATACGCAGCACAAGGGTGGAAACAGCGATTGGCAGAAGGTAACTCTCTACTTGTTCTCAGATTTACCAAAGGTTAATTGTTTTTATGAAGAATGTCTCTTTTTCTACATTTGAGAAATACTtatagaaagaataaaaagcgGTATTAGACCAGTaattcagcaaaagaaaaattggtGATTCCATTTTGAATTTAGTGTACATTTTTACAGCTTGCTTGTGGCACCTTATttgaacagtttaaaaaaaagaatccaagcATTTTCATCACTGCCAGCCTTGGAAACCTAGATGCACACAACTAAATCCCActaatgtacttttaaaatacttatgtTACATGGtaaattaaatctttctgtcacattcacttttgcttttcattattttcttttggaaatgttgGATGACCGTCACAGAAATCACCGCATGTCATCTTTTTATCTGTGATTTATAATTACCCATATTAAGCTAATCCTTGACAACTTTTATTCAATATATTAGTATTTGTTTTTTAGGAGAATTTACACCAGAAATGCAGTTGCGCATCAGACAAGagattgaaaaggaaaagaaaacagaaccttggaaagaaaaattctttgaaaGGTTTTATGGTGAAAAGTAAGTATTGAAGCAAATAAAagtggttttttattttcttttaggaggaaataaaaatataattctctGCTTCACATAGCACGATCATATGCTGTAAAACTTAATAAAGGAGTTATCAAAGGCAGTCATTCCCCAGTTTAAGAAGTTGTGGGTTGAATTATAGTGGTGTGTCTGCACTTGCattacaattacatttttaaaggttcATAACTCATCCATAAAAATTCATTCAAAGGAGAGCTTAAGACACAAGGCCTAAGCATGCGAGTATTTTCtaattagcttttaaaagatGGCATTAGGGCAATTCCTCCCTCctgcaaaatataaatacagctTCTACAGACTAGAAGACCtgtaaagatatttttgtagtatgtttttattttattttttctaagctAGTTAGAAAGTTTCTAAAATcaaatggcattttttattgtttgacTGAGATGGCCATTTGTTGGAGCAGAATATAGGACATAGAACAAGTATTGGCTAGAGACAAATGAATGTGACAATGACTAGTCTAATTTTAGAAGTGAGCTGCAAAGAATAAATAAGTACCCTTAACCGACTAAAATTAATTCACTCCAGGTACACACTCCAGGTGCACAACTGGGGTGAGTCAGCACAATTTCATTGATGATGGTACAGAACTGGtattctgcagcagctgaaggttCAGTTCTTatattcagggtttttttaaatcaaaatttaagGAGATTCACATCTCTTTAACATCCAAGAGTCgtccttttaaaaatggctttaaacAGCCATTAAACATCAATAGTTAGAATTAcatctctgtttttaaaactaataagTATTAAAAGTGTTAATtattatacatttattttttaaaagtttctgatccattttttttatttccaggtaTGTTTTAATGGAATTTACACATAATATTcggcagaaaaaaatgtgccaTGGGAATCATCATCACATGAGATGTCTTAGTTTTGGTTTTAGATGTTTTTTACTTAGGAAATCCAGGGCACAGGGAACCCTTCATCTAAGTGATTAAAGATTAAGGCATTAACTGAGTTGTTTCTGCAGTAACAGTGCCGCTTCTCACAATCCACTGCCTTGGACCACTGGGAAATGTAGTGAAAACAAGGCAGCAAATGGCAAATGGACAGatacattttaatatgttttacaCATTCTTGCTAGGTGCTTTCTCCCAGTGTGAATGCTATTTCTACACCACTTTATCCTTACATATAAGGGAAATTCTAGGTTCTTAATATGTCAGACTTTCTTATTGTCAAGTGCTTAATTTCTTAGCAGCTTTGAGACCTCAGTGTAGTCCAGGTATTGATCCCTTTATtatcaaaaaatattaattaggtTTTAAAATTAGGAACATAATGGGTTTTCATTATGCATGTCAAGAGATGAGTTGGTTACCAACATGAAGGGCTATGTAAGATATCGGCATAGGGCTTTCCACAAGAAGTAGTTTAGTACCAGCAAAACATGAGCACCTCACTCCAGCTGAAGTCTGTTCTTCAGTCACAAATGACTGTCACATGCACCGAGAGTGATACTCATAGTTTTACAGAGCCAGCAGTCCTGCCGTGCTAGGTGAATGCTGGACACTATAATAGTTGGCAGATAATTACTCAGTCTGCAGTGATACATGTCATTTGGGTTGATAGGTTCCTGACATCAACATTGTTATGCCAAGTGTCATATTGCACATACTTTCCATTTTGACTACGGTATTGAATCTGCCCCCCTTGCCCTTTCCCCAGCTCTTGCATTGTTTCACTTGCATTCTTCTTGTGTAGGCAGATTCTGCTTCTTTGCTGCTTGGCCAGATCTAAGtactttttctcattatttacTGACTGGATGGTAGCTTTTGCTATAGTTTCTACCCAGTGTAAGTTCTCACCTTTTTTCACTTTggtttttaaacttcttttgaTTATGATTGGGCTTTGTCTCTTTTCAGCTATGTTGGTTCAACTGAAGGAGTAGATTTTGAAGGCTTCCTGAGCTATTTCTCACATTTACTGTCTGTAAAATGAATCTCTCTTGCAGTCTGACTTGCTCACTTTACTGTAAATGTGGTATTTTTGCTCTGAGTTCAGTTACTTTGATCTTTTGATATTCCATAAATAAATTTAGGTTTCACCTTATACTTAAAGAAGGACCATTAATAGATGCAGAATCTTTGTAAACATCTTTACACACTCCCCAGTTCATGGCATTCAGAGGCCTTAAGAGTGCTTCTTCCATGTTGGCTCTACACATTGTGTTTCTTACATTTGCTCTTATCTGCACCCAGGCTGTTTATCATGGGACTGTCCGTTGTAGTTTACTTCCAtccatttatgttttctttccacttcCTCATGGttgttcatttttcctctttctgacttactttaaaaaacaaaaacttcatTCTGCAATCATTTTTCTTAAGATCAACTGATTTGTTTTGCCAGAAATCCACATTCTTCTGGCTTGTTGACCCAGGATTGCAAGGACTCTATTATGTCGATAttgtcatttctttttccactgagAGTTACCTGTCAGAGTAGTACTGCCAGCTCACTAAATCAAAGGCTTAATTTTGGGTAGACCTCCTCTAAATTTTATTGCTgattatcctttttttcttacacttctTCTTCTTCAGTATGTTACTAGAATGTTTGTATTTGTGTATTGCCCATGTGACAGTTGCATTCACCTTTATCCTGTCCTTCATTCCTTTGCCGATTTTCATTCCATAAAGATAACCATCAGGCAATATCTTTTTGTGATGTAAGCTAGCTAAGGAAAATAGACCAGTGATTCAGTTTTTAGTAATGTAGTgggtttctttcctctcctcatTTTCCTGAGACAACTTTTGCTCATTTACATGAGGAATTTTAGAGGAAGGAAGTTATTCACCTAAACCTGCATAACTAAACTTCACTCACCTAAACTTTGACTATACAGGGAACCTATAGTCTatatagaagaaaaacacattttctgaaatgcattcaGTATGGAAGATGAAAATTGGCTGTTCTGAATTGCTCTCTAGAGGATCCTTCCTCAGCCTTTTGATGGAATGGGGAGACATTGTGCATATTAAGCGACTAGTAGTAAGCAATATTAATAATTACTGTGAGAGTGCTTTTTGACGTACCAATTCCAggctgctttggttttcttttttcttttctttttttttttttttcttttttaccctcGTGCATTTACAGCTATCACTGTAATGCAtctgttcagcatttttaaaatatgcaaccACAGATTGTGGGTTTTTACATGTTTATTCTGTACTTCTATATACATGAGCCTTTGTGATCTTTATATCCTCTGGCTGCACACTAACAAGTTATCTTGCTTCCATTGTTTCTGAGTATCTTTTATGCTCACTTACTTTCATACGATTCTTTGTTTCCTGattaaaatgagaacagaaatcAAACTTCTGTTAATTAGATTAGAAGATCCTTAAGAACGTGAAATTCCTTTCAAGGCCTCCAACTAAGCTCTTGTGTGTTTTCTACTATTACGGAATTGTTGAGGCACAAAGTCTGCTTGGAAAATCTTACTAAAGATGCTGAACACCTGTACTTCCACTGTACTTAGAAGGAAATGATGATGTCAGAGCACAGACACTTTTTGAAATAACCATTTTTTTCAGCccttggcttttgttttgttttgttgtgggttcttttaattcttttgaagtaataaaacttcttttacACTAATATTTTCAGGGCCAAAGGTAAGAAAATGTTGAGAAGTATATGTAGGAATGGTTCCTTTGCACTTCATCCCTGAGAATAAATGCATAGATTATAAATATGTGTCTCTTTAGCTCCTAAAGAATGTTAAACTTCTCTTTAATTATAGTGAAATTGAGTGAATAGCATATACATAAATCAGTTTATTCAGGAATGTGTTTTAtattaaatgaattatttaGTTTGCTGAAAGAATGGAGCAAAAACATACGAGCTGTCAACTGAGATCTTTATAATTGACTCTTGAGTTGTAAACTAAGGCCAAAATGGAGTTACTTTGATTTTCataataaatttgaaataactGTCAAATTACAAAGCTGAAATGCATGATTTATGATTTGCCTTACTAGTTTTAGGTGcggctttttctttaaagtgcaGCAATTAAGCCATATGGCTAGCTGTGTGGACCCTAAATGCAGgtgtaggagaaaaaaaggtatttccttTAGAACTGTTACTGATAGAAGAAGATATAGttgttcctttcttctgcaaTGCATGCTATGTTAGTATTGCATTGTGGTGCTGgtacttaaagaaaaaataaaaccaaacagatttaaacaaaatatgagTCGTGGTGAACCTGTGtagcttgcttttttcattGAAGTACCAAATAGTTAAATAATGAGTAATAGAttacttattttaaacatactctCATCTTTTAACACTAGTGAGAAAATCTGGGTAGTTAGGTTTCcaaaatatataaaaccatATATAAATCAGTCAACCACCACTTAACCAAACCActattttaaactggaaaatatgtCCTTTTTGTTAATAAAAGATATGGGTGAGAAAGATGAACTTAATCCTTTACCATGTCTGTGATGAAAAGACCTCTTTAAtgttgtatgtttttatttagacTGGGAATGTCAAGAGGGGAATCAATGAAACTCACTGCAGTGCAGAACAATGAAGATGAGAGCAATTCTTTGTGTGGATCTTCTGGCACACCTGGTCCTTCTAAGCAGGCAACCTTTCAGGACCAAGAAGAGAAAGGTGCTAAAATTGCAGCTTTACCAGAGAGAGATTATTGTCCACCTCTTTGTAGTATGGAACAGGTTCCTGTCAAGGATCTAACGGCAGACTCAGAGGATATCCTGATACCTGAAGAATCACTCATTCAGGAGGAGATTGCTGAAGAGGTTGAGACAAGTATTTGTGAATGCCAGGAGGAGAACCATAAAACAGAACATGTTGAGTTTTCTGAGGAGTCAGTAAGTCCAGCTGGCACAAACGAAGAAACAGCGGCAGTACAGCTCGCAGACAGCACTGAGTCCTGTGTCATGATGAATGATGTAACTGATACTGTATCTCACATTGAAATTAAAGTGGAGTTGAAGTCAGAATGCCCTCAGGAGGAGATGTCAGTTGTGATAGATCAGCTGGAGGATTGCGTATCACCGGCACAATCAGCTTCATCCACAAACTCTGTCAGTGATACAGCAGAGAAGGATTCTGAGTCTGCAAAAGAGCTAATTGCACCAGAAATGCAAAGTGCTGCTTTGGAAGGCTCCTTATTCACTGGTGGAGGCATTGCGGTGGATATGGAGCTTCAAAGTGACCCTGAGGAACAGTTGTCTGAGAATGCTTGTATTTCTGaaacttccttttcctctggaagTCCAGAAGGACCATGTGTTTGTATTGCCTCTCCTGGAGGAGACACTCAGTCGACTTCAGAGGAACCCTGTACTCCAGCATCTCTTGAAACAGCTTGCTCATCTGAAGTGTCCAGTACTGAAAACATTGAAGGTGATATTCAGCAAAAGGCCAATGATGAAAACTTGCACACGCCTTTAATGTCAGAAATCTCTCCAATGTCCACCTCACCTGTAACCTCAGAAGCATCTCTGATGTCAAATTTACCTTTAACATCAGAGGCATCACCAGCTTCTAATTTACCTTTAACATCAGAAACATCTCCGATGTCTGATTTGCCTTTAACATCAGAAACATCTTCAGTATCTTCTGTTCTTCTAACTTCTGAAACTTCCATGGCAAATAGTTTGCCTCTTCCATCAGAGACATCTCCTGTTTCTAATTCCCCAAGCAATGAAAGACTTATTCTGCAACAAAGGAAATCACCGTGTTTGTTGGAAGACTCCCTTCCCActttgaaagaagaaagctcTGCCATTCCTAAGGTGGTTCAAGAAGAGAGTCTTGTTCAACCAAAGCAGCTTCAGAGTGTCcctgaaaatataaaagtttGTCCACTAACAATTATACCTGATACTTCAGTATTGGAAGAGCCCCAAAGCAAAAACCTCAGTCATCAGCCATGTAAGTCACATTCTGAAATTGAGAAATCCTACATTGCATCCATCCCAGAACACTCTCCTCCAGAGGtgatcaaaattaaaaatcacagtgtTCAGCAGAGAGGTGACAAGAAAGGTACACTCTTGCCATCAGAGGTAGCTGTCTTATCAGAAGGATCAGTTGGCAAAAATACTGAATTGCTTCCATCAAAGCCGCATGATAAACTATATACCTCATCTCTAGAGAAAGCTACATTCTCTGAAGTGTGCAGAAGTAAATCTCACAAGCTAACAGGCAGCACCCAAAGCCGTCTAGAGAGTTCACACTCTTCCAAGTCATTAGAACCCACAAAATCACCCGAAGTGAGGAATGATAGAGACCCAGAGATCCCAAAGAGGAAGACCGCAGAACAGCACAGTTTTGGAATCTGTAAAGAGAAGAGAGCTAGAATAGATGATGATCAGCCTAACCGTACTGCTTCATCAACAAGTCCACCTGATAAAGATCAGCCACCCAGAGAAGAACCCCGAGTTCCACCCCTTAAGGTAAAGTAATGGATAAATAGGCTGACTTGGAAACTAAATGTTTATTATCCCTCTCCTACTGACGACATACAGACACAGCGCATAGGTGTATTTTTTGTGAAGGTGTGAGGGGTGTTAGTACTGATGGTTTCACTTTACTATTACATTCCTACCATGCAAAATTGCTTTTGCTATAGATATACCTATAGTCGTTCAATCAGAGTCTTTGCTACGAAATTGCTTTTGTGTGAGGGAAAGTTTTCCAGGATGTATGGCTTAATCTAATTCAAGAGCTTCCCCATCATTTACGCAGTGCGACTTGTTTTTCTAATTGCACAACTGTATTATCTGCTTGTTCTCCTGCAAATGACTTCTCCATCAAGCATGAATAATACATATTACCATAACCAATACTAGGAAAAACAACCAGTGCCTTAATCCAGCAAGAGAACCTAGAATCAGAACAGTTGAAGATGCCATTGCAAGCATTGCACTCAGGCTTGGGGTAGCCTGAAGTATAAGATTTCCTTGTAGAATTAACTGGAAACAGGGACCTGGCTGTCAGGGGGAAGTGTCTAATTGTTATGTCTCTGTTAATGgcaaagcaaaaagtaaaaaaagaacaccAACTAGGCAAACACTTTTATTTCTATCATTCTGCTATGTAAGGAAGCAAATTTCAGTTgaaagctttgttttttctaacaCCTGCATCTATAGATTTAGTTATATATAGGCTCAGCATTTTGACCATTTTTGTACATGATGACACTAGCCAAGTTTTAGATCCATTTTGCTGAAGCCATTGACTTTGCAATATTAGCTCCTGATTATTCAGAAATGCCcttttgtgcatttatttttaactgctgcAGTCACTGAACATTGTTAATATGGCCAGGAGGGCAAATAGGCTAACTGTTTTAATCACTAGTGTGGCAGCATATTTcaacttaatttatttttatgagcaGTGATGCAATTGGAAGTTAGCCCATTCTGACTGTAGTGATGTTCTTTGATATTTGGAAAGTCTCTGTCTAGCCTAATAAATTCCAGTCACTCTGtaagcacaaaggaaaatagATCACTAGGGAATAAAAAAAGGTCATTactataataataaaaataatcaagcacTTAGAGCTTTAGCAGTTCTGGTGATGCAAAGGGGAAACTGAAAAAAGCTGCTACAGAAAcacaaatcaaaatgttttgaagtaaTTGTGAGTTTGtgatattctttaaaatatgttcacATAGATGTTAAAGCCTAATAATATTAGGCACAAGTGTTTATTTATAAGCCAAAAATTTAACTGCTAGGAAAAGTGAAGTATTCCAGCCCTACAGACCAGCATAAAGGTGTATGGTTATATAAATGGTTATATCTCACAGTACCATCTTAATACTGATTTCCACTGATCTCTTACGGAAAATCAGATTCTGTCAGTCTTGCCTAGTCTTAAGAATTGAGTCTTCCTGAAACCTCCAGCCAGTGAATGAGAATACTGGAAAAATGGCAAGCATTTAATTTTGGGCAATCAATTCTAGTATGGTTTTTGTGTAGCAAATATTTGGCTCTTGGGTCATCTCACCAACAAACCCCTATCCTTTGtaattaaaataggaaaaagaatcCTAGTTCTCCTGTCATTCCCATCATACCTTATGACAACTTTTTCTACAAATACTAcctaattttcttctcaggtCCTTTCAGAAGAGAAGTTGCAGCATTAATCACCAAGTCCTGTTAGTGTGAACAGCCAGTAAACATATGCCCATTAGAAACTCGAATGTTTTTTGCCAACCTCTGGGTATTCTGAGAGACTGTATGAGTTATAAAGTGGTCCCAGGACTCTTAATCTCTATTCCTGAAAACAGATATGCCTAATTGGAAACATAATAGTAATCCCAGCGATTTTAGAAGTTActattttgctgaaatttttaGGTATTTAAAcctttaaaatttgcatttttaatatttataggTTTGAGGatttcatttttgaaatgcAGTAGTACAGAAGGTATCCCAGTGATGTACTAAAGTGAGTCTCTTGGAATTGTAAGCGAGGAAGGGAAAGGCATATTGTTTGGTCGTTCACTTCTTTTATACCATTACTCTAAAGTGCTTTGTGGTGTAACATGAAAAACAGATTCACTGGAGACACTGCTATGTCCTATCTAAAGGCAAGGTTTGTTATATGGTATATAAGTGAAAGACAGGCTGTTCCTATGGCTTAGTCATTGGAGACCAGAGACTACATGATCGTTGTTATTTTTTCGCACATTTGTAGCATTTCTCTTTAGTTGTAGGCTCTTTTGCGGTGCCAATGCACTAGGCTTGTTGATCTTCTTGGTTAGATACACTGCATGTAAAACAGGTCTGACAAATTATATCAGATAAGCATCATGTTGTCATCCAGTTCGATCTTTCTTCCTGTCAGAAGGATCAGCGTGAGTAGGCTAGTACAGGTGTCAGTTATTCATGCTGGAGGatgataaaatactgaagtgtAAATATCATTAATTATTAGCATTTTTCTGTCCAGCTGCACTGAACAGTAATTCacttcatttcatttctctgaCCCTTTAAGAGATAGCTGGTGATTTTAGCAAGTTGATGATCTCATTAAAATTactggtgtttattttttccttcagattcagctttcaaaaattgGACCACCTTTTATCATCAAGAGCCAGCCTGTTTCTAAACCAGAACCTCGAGTTTCCCCAAGTACATCGGTCAGCAGTGGGAGAAACACTGGGGCTAGAACTCTTGCAGATATCAAAGCAAGAGCTCAGCAAGCAAGAGCCCaaagagaagctgcagctgcagcagccgtGGCAGCAGCTGCGAGCATTGTCTCTGGAGCAATGGGGACCCCATGCGAAGGTGGGAAGACAAGAACACTGGCACACATCAAGGAGCAAACAAAAGCCAAGCTCTTTGCAAAGCATCAAGCCAGAGCTCATTTACTGCAGACTAATAAAGAACCAAAGTCGCAGTTCAGCTCAAAGGAAAGTACCTCATCGCTGGAGATACCAACTTCTGCTGACACAAAGATTGAAGGTTCTACTGGTGTCATTATAGTTAATCCTAACTGCAGGTCCCCTAGCAACAAGTCTGCTCATCACCGTGAGACTACGACTTTATTGCAGCAGTCACTTAACACAGCTACATTACCAGAAACTGCTACTGAGATATCTGTGCACAGTTCTGATGAAAGTATACCTATGCCACAATTGTgtgagaaaattatttcatctaCCTCTACTGAAAGTAACGGTGTGCCAGTGCTTTATAATAAAAGTTCAGTCTCTGTGTCTGTTTGCAGCACTGCTATGTCTGGAGCAATTAAAGAACTTTCTTTTGCAAGTTCTGTTGATAAATCCTCTGTTTTAATGTCTGTTGACAGTGCAAACACAGCAGTTTCAGCTTGTAATATAAATATGCTGAAAACCATCCAAGGGGCTGATACTCCATGCATAACCATTGGACCAAAATGTATTGATAACAGTAATGTACCAGTCTCCATAGACAGTACAGTCTTACCAAATGCCATCGATGACAAAAGGTTGCCGATACCAAGTAACAATGCGAATAACACAGTCTCCAGTCATTATGCCACTGTGCCAGCTTCATCTATTGCAAATAACTTGCCAAATCATCTCTCTGGTAGTTCTGTACTGATTCCCCCGGTGGGGACTAccaacagattttcttctgataaGATAGCCATAACTGGGTGTAACGAACAAAGCACTGTCTCCATTCACACTACTGTTAGGTCAGCTTTAAGTTGCAGTGAGGCCCTTGCAGTAGCAGATGCTGTTGCAAGGCCACCCATTTCAATGTTTACTGGTAACATGGTGACAATAAGCTCTTATGATAATACTACTAAATTAAATGCCGATCTCTTAGAAAAAAGCTCTGGAGCACGAAACCGACTGGATCTCTCTGGTAAATCTCAGCCAGTGAGCTTTACACAAACTGCCATGAATAGGTCTATTCCTTGCAAAGTCATTGTTGACCACACTACAAATCTGAATTCCAGTCTGTCGCTTTCTTCTTCTATTGAAAATGCAGAGAACAGCATTGACCTGCAGAGCAGACCTGTAAGGACAGAAGCTGCCTTACAAAGTATAGCCTGTCCTCAGGTGTCTGTCATAAGCAGGCCTGAAGTGGTCTCCAATGAAAGCCTTGAGCACAGTTCCAGCTTTATCACCATTACAGCAAAGCAAGACAGCAAGAACTTGCAGGCAGGTTGTTCAAGTCTTCGAGAAGTGCCTCTTGCTCCTCAAGACAAATTAATTGAGGTGGTTACTCCCAGCCAAGGTTTTACTGAGCAATTAAGAGGtccttcagcactgaaaaatgaGGCAGATGCTGCCTGTGCCAGTCAGTATAGCGCTAACAATAGAATCTGTTGGCATGATGAAGAGGCAATGAGTACAGACCAGCCAGTGGTCAGCCATCTTAACTCCGGTAAGCATAAGGAATATGCAGAGcaaaactgcttaaaaaatgtcaaaaccgAACCTTCCAGTTACACACAAATGTCAGAGCTGCAATCCAGGAGTCTTCTGACGAGCATTGCTGTTCCTCTTAAATCGGAAGCTAATGAGTCTGACAAGTGCTTCAGGATGGACACCGAGGATTTTACAGGACCTGAAATGCCTGCCCAGACTGCAGAAATAGCCACGAGTGCGCAGCCACCACAGACCTCCAAGACATCCATCGCGGACTCCATGGAAGACTCCCTGTCCCTGACAACAGAAACCCTAAAGAGAGTCACCAGTGCCGGAGGCCCTGGCTGTCGCTTGTCGTCAGTGGAGGCCAACAATCCTTTGGTGACACAGTTACTGCAAGGCAATCTGCCTTTAGAGAAAGTGCTGCCGCAGCccagatcaggagccaaactagAAATTAACAGGCTTCCCTTGCCTTTGCAAACTACCTCAGTATGTAAAACAGCAGTGTCCGAGAGAAATATTGTTGAACGTCCTTCCAGCTCTCCTAATCCAGATGGTAAAGGATTTACAGCAGGCAGCATAGCCCCGCTACAAATCCGAAGGCGTGAAAACCATCCGAAAAAGAGGATGGCCAGGACTGTAGGGGAACATGCTCAAATTAAATGTGAACCTGGGAAGGTGTCAATGGACACAGATGTTAAAGTGGCTCCTTGTGTAATTAGTTCCAGCATGAATCAGCTAGGGCATGGCCAGCTATTTAAGCAGGAGTGGCTGAACAAACATGCCATTCAGAGCCGGATCGCTCACAGCCCAGAGATCAAGCAGCAGAAGAGGCCGTTGCCTTCATGCAGTTTCCAGCAGAGCTTATTTCATGTTGATAAAAATGGCAGCTTTCATGCAGAAGCTAGTACCTCACATAGACAGCATTTTTACCAAATGTCCATGGCTGCAAGAGGCCCCATTCCTACAGCAGCTTTGTTGCAAACTACTTCAAAAGGCCCACCTGGCTGCAGCGCATTTGCTTTTAGCAGACACCTGGAACAGAAGGGCTTGGGAGACGTGAATATTTCTTCTACAGCAGCTCACCAGCTGAGGCTAGGAAGTGTGTTTTCCCCTAATATTCAAATTAAGGAAGGTGATGACATTGCCAGTGCCTCTCAGACTCTGCAGACTAAAACGTTAGTGcatcccccccctcctcctctgcccctgccgccccctcccccgcctcACCCAAATGCAGAAGTCCCCTCTGATCAAAAACAACCTACAGTTACTATGGAAACCACTAAAAGACTTAGTTGGCCTCAGCCAGCAAGCATCTGTAGCAATATAAAATCGGAACCTATTTCTTTTGAGGAAGGTTTAAGCAGCAGCTGCGAACTGGGCATGAAACAAGCTTCCTATGATCAGAATGACGTGAAAGAACAGTTAAAagcatttgcattaaaaaatgcagatttctctTCCTATTTACTCCCTGAGCCACAGAAGCCTTTTACCCAGCTCGCTGCTCAGAAAGTACAGGCGCAGcacccgcagcagcagcagcagcagcagcagcagcaacagcagcagctctgtggaaattATCCAACAATACACTTTGGTAGCACAAGTTTCAAAAGGGCGGCATCTGCAATTGAGAAATCGATTGGGATTCTAGGAAGTGGCTCAAATGCTGCCACAGGCCTGTCTAACCAGAACGTGCAGATCCCGGTTCAGAAATTTGCTGACAGCAGCAATGCCGATGAACTGGAACTGAAATGCTC
Proteins encoded:
- the ASXL3 gene encoding putative Polycomb group protein ASXL3 isoform X1; amino-acid sequence: MKDKRKKKDRTWAEAARLALEKYPNSPMTAKQILEVIQKEGLKETRNGTSPLACLNAMLHTNTRVGDGTFFKIPGKSGLYALKKEESTCPTDGTLDLGCESELDGTEMAETNNNNGEENGVCPKQTSEELSSSRDSSLTNAPVQSKLVSSFQQHTKKALKQALRQQQKRRNGVSMMVNKTVPRVVLTPLKVSDEQSDSPSGSESKNGEADGSDKEMKLGQKSPTGKQTSQHLKRLKKSGLGHLKWTKAEDIDIETPGSILVNTNLRALINKHTFASLPQHFQQYLLLLLPEVDRQMGSDGVLRLSSSALNNEFFAYAAQGWKQRLAEGEFTPEMQLRIRQEIEKEKKTEPWKEKFFERFYGEKLGMSRGESMKLTAVQNNEDESNSLCGSSGTPGPSKQATFQDQEEKGAKIAALPERDYCPPLCSMEQVPVKDLTADSEDILIPEESLIQEEIAEEVETSICECQEENHKTEHVEFSEESVSPAGTNEETAAVQLADSTESCVMMNDVTDTVSHIEIKVELKSECPQEEMSVVIDQLEDCVSPAQSASSTNSVSDTAEKDSESAKELIAPEMQSAALEGSLFTGGGIAVDMELQSDPEEQLSENACISETSFSSGSPEGPCVCIASPGGDTQSTSEEPCTPASLETACSSEVSSTENIEGDIQQKANDENLHTPLMSEISPMSTSPVTSEASLMSNLPLTSEASPASNLPLTSETSPMSDLPLTSETSSVSSVLLTSETSMANSLPLPSETSPVSNSPSNERLILQQRKSPCLLEDSLPTLKEESSAIPKVVQEESLVQPKQLQSVPENIKVCPLTIIPDTSVLEEPQSKNLSHQPCKSHSEIEKSYIASIPEHSPPEVIKIKNHSVQQRGDKKGTLLPSEVAVLSEGSVGKNTELLPSKPHDKLYTSSLEKATFSEVCRSKSHKLTGSTQSRLESSHSSKSLEPTKSPEVRNDRDPEIPKRKTAEQHSFGICKEKRARIDDDQPNRTASSTSPPDKDQPPREEPRVPPLKIQLSKIGPPFIIKSQPVSKPEPRVSPSTSVSSGRNTGARTLADIKARAQQARAQREAAAAAAVAAAASIVSGAMGTPCEGGKTRTLAHIKEQTKAKLFAKHQARAHLLQTNKEPKSQFSSKESTSSLEIPTSADTKIEGSTGVIIVNPNCRSPSNKSAHHRETTTLLQQSLNTATLPETATEISVHSSDESIPMPQLCEKIISSTSTESNGVPVLYNKSSVSVSVCSTAMSGAIKELSFASSVDKSSVLMSVDSANTAVSACNINMLKTIQGADTPCITIGPKCIDNSNVPVSIDSTVLPNAIDDKRLPIPSNNANNTVSSHYATVPASSIANNLPNHLSGSSVLIPPVGTTNRFSSDKIAITGCNEQSTVSIHTTVRSALSCSEALAVADAVARPPISMFTGNMVTISSYDNTTKLNADLLEKSSGARNRLDLSGKSQPVSFTQTAMNRSIPCKVIVDHTTNLNSSLSLSSSIENAENSIDLQSRPVRTEAALQSIACPQVSVISRPEVVSNESLEHSSSFITITAKQDSKNLQAGCSSLREVPLAPQDKLIEVVTPSQGFTEQLRGPSALKNEADAACASQYSANNRICWHDEEAMSTDQPVVSHLNSGKHKEYAEQNCLKNVKTEPSSYTQMSELQSRSLLTSIAVPLKSEANESDKCFRMDTEDFTGPEMPAQTAEIATSAQPPQTSKTSIADSMEDSLSLTTETLKRVTSAGGPGCRLSSVEANNPLVTQLLQGNLPLEKVLPQPRSGAKLEINRLPLPLQTTSVCKTAVSERNIVERPSSSPNPDGKGFTAGSIAPLQIRRRENHPKKRMARTVGEHAQIKCEPGKVSMDTDVKVAPCVISSSMNQLGHGQLFKQEWLNKHAIQSRIAHSPEIKQQKRPLPSCSFQQSLFHVDKNGSFHAEASTSHRQHFYQMSMAARGPIPTAALLQTTSKGPPGCSAFAFSRHLEQKGLGDVNISSTAAHQLRLGSVFSPNIQIKEGDDIASASQTLQTKTLVHPPPPPLPLPPPPPPHPNAEVPSDQKQPTVTMETTKRLSWPQPASICSNIKSEPISFEEGLSSSCELGMKQASYDQNDVKEQLKAFALKNADFSSYLLPEPQKPFTQLAAQKVQAQHPQQQQQQQQQQQQQLCGNYPTIHFGSTSFKRAASAIEKSIGILGSGSNAATGLSNQNVQIPVQKFADSSNADELELKCSCRLKAMIVCKGCGAFCHDDCIGPSKLCVACLVVR